From the genome of Bradyrhizobium elkanii USDA 76, one region includes:
- a CDS encoding pyridoxamine 5'-phosphate oxidase family protein produces the protein MADPVRAPFYHDGMRELQDRFDGRRVADGLEKHRLHFEFWEQDRKLIEETRFFFIATSYQDSVDCSMRSGDPGFVKITGPDTLEFPEYDGNNMYRTLGNIHRNPNVGLLFVRLDGKTFRTRIRGKATIHDSAEALAGHHGAKVVVRVKCEIFPNCPRYVPDLMGASADVPANLYVPRPGYEPPAPEWKSRDYLKDVLSKYDPHRKRDA, from the coding sequence GTGGCCGACCCAGTCCGCGCCCCTTTCTACCACGACGGAATGCGTGAGTTGCAGGACCGCTTCGACGGTCGTCGTGTCGCCGACGGCCTCGAGAAGCATCGCCTCCACTTCGAGTTCTGGGAACAGGACCGCAAGCTCATCGAGGAAACGCGATTCTTTTTCATCGCGACCAGCTATCAGGATAGCGTCGATTGCTCAATGCGTTCCGGCGATCCCGGCTTCGTGAAGATCACCGGGCCCGATACGCTTGAATTCCCTGAGTACGACGGCAACAACATGTATCGGACGCTCGGCAACATTCACCGCAATCCGAACGTCGGGTTGTTGTTCGTACGGCTCGACGGCAAGACGTTTCGCACGCGCATCCGGGGCAAAGCGACGATCCACGACAGCGCAGAGGCGCTTGCCGGGCATCATGGCGCGAAGGTCGTCGTGCGCGTCAAATGTGAAATCTTCCCGAATTGCCCGCGCTACGTTCCGGACCTGATGGGCGCTTCAGCAGACGTACCGGCGAATCTGTACGTACCTCGGCCCGGGTACGAGCCGCCCGCTCCGGAATGGAAAAGCCGGGATTACCTCAAGGACGTTCTTTCGAAGTACGATCCGCATCGGAAACGTGACGCATAG